The following are from one region of the Edwardsiella tarda ATCC 15947 = NBRC 105688 genome:
- the matP gene encoding macrodomain Ter protein MatP, giving the protein MKYQQLENLECGWKWKYLVKKQREGESITRYQELSQAQQAVEQLLRLEHEPVKVQTWIREHMDPALANRMKQTIRARRKRHFNAENQHTRKKSIDLEFLVWQRLAALAQRRGSTLSDTIVQLIEDAERKEQYANQMSSLKQDLQEFLRGTQE; this is encoded by the coding sequence ATGAAATATCAACAGCTTGAAAATCTAGAGTGCGGCTGGAAGTGGAAATACCTGGTGAAAAAGCAGCGGGAGGGGGAGTCGATTACCCGTTATCAGGAGTTGAGCCAGGCTCAGCAGGCGGTGGAGCAACTGTTGCGCTTGGAGCATGAGCCGGTAAAGGTACAGACGTGGATCCGTGAGCATATGGATCCGGCCTTGGCTAATCGGATGAAACAGACCATCCGTGCCCGTCGTAAGCGCCACTTTAATGCCGAAAACCAGCATACGCGCAAGAAATCCATCGATCTGGAGTTTTTAGTCTGGCAGCGTTTGGCGGCGTTGGCACAACGGCGGGGGAGTACGCTATCCGATACCATCGTACAGTTGATCGAGGATGCGGAGCGTAAGGAGCAGTACGCCAATCAGATGAGCTCGTTAAAACAGGATTTACAGGAATTTTTACGCGGTACCCAAGAGTGA
- the rmf gene encoding ribosome modulation factor, giving the protein MKRQKRDRLERAQARGYQAGIAGRSKEICPYHSLDARSYWLGGWRQAMEDRSLIAVA; this is encoded by the coding sequence ATGAAGAGACAGAAACGCGATCGTCTGGAAAGGGCACAGGCCCGAGGCTATCAAGCGGGCATTGCAGGACGCTCTAAGGAAATTTGTCCCTATCACTCTCTGGACGCTCGTTCCTACTGGCTGGGAGGCTGGCGGCAGGCCATGGAAGACAGGTCTCTCATTGCGGTAGCCTAG
- the pqiC gene encoding membrane integrity-associated transporter subunit PqiC, protein MKRGMILLAALVLSACSGAGSKQYYQLPVEPAVSRAVTQTAAQPHQLWVQPVNVADLLGGMGVVYQQSDVQFVTASNNLWASPLSQQLTQSLVAGLGAAMPGWLVSTQPLGMSQDSLTVNINAFYGRYDGKVVVAGEWLLIHQGVLTQRAFHIVLPQQGDGYDALVRTLGQAWQQEIAAMAGQIARAG, encoded by the coding sequence ATGAAGAGAGGGATGATCCTGCTGGCGGCTCTGGTGCTGAGCGCCTGTAGCGGTGCCGGCTCGAAGCAGTACTACCAACTGCCGGTCGAGCCGGCGGTGAGTCGTGCGGTGACGCAAACGGCGGCGCAGCCGCACCAGTTGTGGGTGCAGCCGGTGAATGTGGCCGATTTACTGGGGGGGATGGGCGTTGTCTATCAGCAGAGCGATGTGCAGTTCGTCACCGCCAGTAACAACTTGTGGGCCAGTCCGTTGAGTCAGCAACTGACGCAATCTCTGGTCGCCGGGTTGGGGGCGGCGATGCCGGGTTGGTTGGTTTCGACCCAACCCCTAGGCATGAGTCAGGATAGCCTGACGGTGAATATCAATGCCTTCTATGGCCGTTACGATGGTAAGGTGGTGGTCGCCGGTGAATGGCTATTGATCCACCAGGGGGTATTGACGCAGCGAGCGTTCCACATCGTGTTGCCGCAACAGGGCGACGGCTATGATGCGTTGGTGCGCACGCTGGGGCAAGCCTGGCAACAGGAGATCGCCGCGATGGCGGGGCAGATCGCCCGCGCCGGATAA
- a CDS encoding TfoX/Sxy family protein, protein MNGLLDEKRRVAESLFADLGQVSQRSQFGGLGVWCDGVMFALIAEGELYLRGREALGRDYAARGMCPFIYTKRGFPVRLNYYRVDAAMWQHPHSLADLLQRSLQQARSDQASRLAAMMRLHTRPNISINMERRLYRIGIYSLEDLARVGATQAFSQLKEANHQVDDRVLFDLAAAVQGCHSAVLPRPLNEALRQWLQGNAHRWRYKK, encoded by the coding sequence ATGAATGGATTGCTCGATGAAAAGCGTAGGGTTGCGGAGTCGCTGTTTGCGGATCTGGGACAGGTTTCGCAACGATCTCAGTTCGGTGGGCTCGGAGTCTGGTGTGATGGGGTGATGTTTGCCTTAATTGCCGAGGGTGAGCTATACCTGCGGGGCCGGGAGGCATTGGGGCGAGACTATGCGGCGCGCGGCATGTGCCCCTTTATCTATACCAAGCGCGGTTTCCCTGTCCGTCTCAATTATTATCGGGTGGATGCGGCGATGTGGCAGCATCCGCACAGCCTTGCCGATCTCCTCCAGCGCTCATTACAACAGGCGCGTAGCGATCAGGCCTCGCGTCTGGCGGCGATGATGCGTCTGCATACACGCCCTAATATCTCCATCAATATGGAACGGCGCTTGTACCGTATCGGTATCTATTCACTGGAGGATCTCGCCCGCGTGGGGGCGACACAGGCCTTTAGCCAACTGAAAGAGGCCAACCACCAAGTCGACGATCGTGTGTTGTTCGACTTGGCGGCGGCGGTGCAGGGCTGCCATAGCGCCGTCTTGCCACGGCCGTTAAACGAGGCGTTACGCCAGTGGTTGCAGGGCAACGCCCATCGCTGGCGTTATAAGAAGTAG
- a CDS encoding Lon protease family protein, whose amino-acid sequence MSNFRLEWQSLLPDTTPYTSVFSSAAALSAITFAEYQPRLENSLAHFCHAHAPSPFMLVKADCDGEHLTRLQHAVEALLPPGELYGSRYDITPDQIRVAPATQPSDNLAASQRVLSAEWCEGEQLFGTVRQSKNGLQLQPGLVHQANGGVLILSLRTLLAQPLLWMRLKQFVTSGRFQWLAPDESRPLPQSIPEMPLQLKILLVSDREGLADFQELEPELCASALYGEFEVDMPLMDEEDMRRWCALVTTLAAEQHLPPIEQDAWPLLVRSAVRYSGDQNLLPLNPVMLGRLLREAALYADPHINAEALSQAQTARRWRESYLAERMHDEIEIGQLLIETEGAAIGQINGLSVLEYPGHPLLFGEPSRISCVVYQGDGEFTDVERKAELGGNLHAKGMMIMQAFLIAELELDQQLPFSASLVFEQSYGEVDGDSASLAELCALISALAMVPIDQQIAVTGSVDQFGHVQPIGGVNEKIEGFFEACQRRGLTGKQGVIIPATNVRHLCLSDEVVEAVKAGTFHLWAVENAEDALPLLTGVAYLSENGPSLLGAIQARIAAANPLLDRRQLPWPLRWLNWFGRG is encoded by the coding sequence TTGAGCAACTTCCGACTAGAGTGGCAATCGCTACTGCCCGATACAACTCCTTATACCTCTGTGTTCAGCAGTGCCGCCGCGCTGTCGGCCATCACCTTTGCCGAGTATCAGCCCCGTTTGGAGAATAGCCTGGCTCACTTCTGCCACGCCCATGCCCCCAGCCCCTTTATGCTGGTCAAGGCTGACTGCGATGGTGAGCACCTCACGCGTCTGCAACACGCCGTCGAGGCACTACTGCCCCCTGGCGAGCTATATGGTAGCCGCTACGATATTACACCGGACCAGATTCGTGTCGCGCCCGCCACACAGCCGAGCGATAACCTGGCGGCCAGCCAGCGAGTGCTCAGCGCCGAATGGTGTGAGGGTGAGCAGCTATTTGGCACCGTGCGCCAGAGTAAGAACGGGCTCCAGCTACAGCCCGGCCTGGTGCATCAAGCCAACGGGGGCGTACTGATCCTATCGCTGCGAACCTTGCTGGCACAGCCGCTACTGTGGATGCGCCTCAAACAGTTCGTCACCAGCGGGCGTTTTCAGTGGCTAGCGCCGGACGAAAGTCGGCCATTGCCACAGTCCATCCCCGAGATGCCGTTGCAGTTAAAGATCTTGCTGGTCAGTGACCGCGAGGGGCTGGCCGACTTCCAAGAGTTGGAACCCGAATTGTGCGCCAGCGCGCTGTATGGCGAGTTCGAAGTCGATATGCCCTTGATGGATGAGGAGGACATGCGGCGCTGGTGCGCCCTGGTCACGACCCTGGCGGCCGAGCAACACCTTCCCCCCATCGAGCAAGACGCCTGGCCACTGCTGGTGCGCAGCGCCGTACGCTATAGCGGCGATCAGAACCTATTGCCACTCAATCCCGTCATGCTAGGGCGCCTACTGCGCGAAGCCGCGCTGTATGCCGATCCACACATCAACGCCGAGGCGCTCAGTCAAGCGCAAACTGCCCGTCGTTGGCGCGAGAGCTATCTGGCCGAGCGCATGCATGATGAGATCGAGATCGGGCAGTTACTGATCGAGACCGAAGGCGCCGCCATCGGCCAGATCAATGGCCTGTCCGTCTTGGAGTATCCCGGCCATCCCCTGCTCTTCGGCGAGCCGTCACGCATCAGCTGTGTGGTCTATCAGGGTGACGGCGAGTTCACGGATGTGGAGCGTAAAGCCGAACTGGGTGGCAATCTGCATGCCAAGGGGATGATGATCATGCAGGCCTTCCTGATCGCCGAGTTGGAGCTGGATCAGCAACTGCCCTTCTCCGCCTCGCTGGTCTTCGAGCAATCCTACGGTGAGGTCGATGGCGACAGCGCCTCCCTGGCCGAACTGTGCGCGCTGATCAGTGCCCTGGCCATGGTCCCCATCGACCAACAGATCGCCGTGACGGGTTCCGTCGACCAATTCGGCCATGTGCAGCCCATCGGGGGCGTTAACGAGAAGATCGAAGGCTTCTTCGAGGCCTGCCAACGCCGTGGCTTGACCGGGAAGCAAGGGGTGATCATCCCCGCGACCAATGTCCGTCACCTCTGCCTCAGCGACGAGGTCGTCGAGGCGGTCAAGGCAGGAACCTTCCATCTCTGGGCGGTCGAGAACGCCGAGGATGCCCTGCCGTTACTGACCGGCGTCGCCTATCTCAGCGAGAATGGCCCCAGCTTGTTGGGCGCCATCCAGGCGCGTATCGCCGCCGCCAACCCCTTGTTAGATCGGCGCCAACTGCCTTGGCCGCTGCGCTGGTTAAACTGGTTCGGTCGTGGCTGA
- the fabA gene encoding bifunctional 3-hydroxydecanoyl-ACP dehydratase/trans-2-decenoyl-ACP isomerase, translating to MVDKRESYTKADLEASGRGELFGAGGPPLPSGNMLMMDRVIKMTEDGGNHNKGYVEAELDINPDLWFFACHFVGDPVMPGCLGLDAMWQLVGFYLGWLGGEGKGRALGVGEVKFTGQVLPTAKKVTYRIHFKRVINRKLIMGLADGEVLVDGKLIYTASDLKVGLFKDTSAF from the coding sequence ATGGTAGATAAACGCGAGTCCTATACAAAGGCGGATCTGGAAGCATCGGGTCGTGGTGAGCTGTTCGGCGCAGGCGGACCTCCGCTGCCATCAGGCAACATGCTGATGATGGATCGCGTCATCAAGATGACGGAAGATGGTGGTAACCACAACAAGGGTTACGTTGAAGCGGAGCTGGATATCAATCCGGATCTGTGGTTCTTCGCCTGCCACTTCGTCGGTGATCCGGTGATGCCGGGCTGCCTCGGCCTGGATGCCATGTGGCAGTTGGTCGGTTTCTACCTCGGTTGGCTGGGTGGCGAAGGCAAAGGCCGCGCACTGGGCGTCGGCGAGGTCAAGTTCACCGGTCAGGTACTACCGACGGCGAAGAAGGTCACCTACCGCATTCACTTCAAGCGCGTCATCAACCGTAAGCTGATCATGGGTCTGGCGGATGGCGAGGTGCTCGTCGACGGTAAATTGATCTACACCGCCAGCGACCTCAAGGTTGGCCTGTTCAAAGACACCAGCGCTTTCTAA
- the sulA gene encoding SOS-induced cell division inhibitor SulA, giving the protein MRTSSLPPATDRTLFNRPAYSPVAMMPQSGFVSEFGYGDQQPLLSLLLPPLLRQLGEQSRWQLWITAQHKPNKQWLAACGVPVNKVMQLQRAEAGEAIHAMEQALRSGNYSVVLGWLPPLTASERLRLNQAAKAGNSIGLLMQPWEETRSPSGHRAIKRRTEQFH; this is encoded by the coding sequence ATGCGTACCTCCTCGTTGCCTCCTGCCACTGACCGCACGCTGTTCAACCGTCCCGCCTATTCACCCGTCGCGATGATGCCGCAAAGCGGCTTTGTCAGTGAATTCGGCTATGGCGATCAACAACCGCTGTTATCATTGCTGCTGCCGCCATTGCTGCGTCAGCTGGGAGAACAATCGCGTTGGCAACTGTGGATCACCGCGCAACACAAGCCCAATAAGCAGTGGCTCGCCGCCTGCGGCGTACCGGTAAATAAAGTGATGCAGTTGCAACGCGCCGAGGCGGGTGAGGCGATCCATGCCATGGAACAGGCACTGCGTAGCGGCAACTACAGTGTGGTACTCGGATGGTTACCGCCACTCACCGCGAGTGAGCGATTGCGTCTCAATCAGGCGGCAAAGGCCGGCAATAGCATCGGCCTCCTGATGCAGCCCTGGGAGGAAACACGATCTCCCTCAGGCCATCGCGCAATAAAGCGACGGACTGAACAATTCCACTGA
- the ompA gene encoding porin OmpA: protein MKKTAIALAVALAGFATVAQAAPKDDTWYVGGKLGWSHYIGNSFENMDSTKSHPNQLGAGAFFGYQANPYLGFEMGYDWLGRMGYTGDVNGKFKAQGIQLAAKLSYPLMDNLDVYTRLGGMVWRADAHASDATDYVSGHDTGVSPLAAIGVEYALNKDWATRLDYQYVNKIGTSSQTGARPDNTLLSLGVVYRFGQDDVVAPAPIPAPAPAPIVETKRFTLKSDVLFNFNKYTLKAEGRQALDQLYTQLSSMDPKDGSVVVLGYTDRIGSDQYNLKLSKQRAQTVVDYLVSKGIPADKITARGMGKADPVTGATCDNVKPRAALINCLAPDRRVVIEVKGIKDEVTQPQA from the coding sequence ATGAAAAAAACAGCGATCGCATTAGCAGTGGCACTGGCAGGTTTCGCGACCGTAGCTCAGGCAGCTCCGAAAGACGATACCTGGTACGTAGGTGGTAAACTGGGTTGGTCCCACTACATCGGTAACAGCTTTGAGAATATGGACTCCACGAAGTCTCATCCGAATCAGCTGGGCGCCGGTGCTTTCTTCGGTTACCAGGCTAATCCGTACCTGGGCTTCGAAATGGGCTACGACTGGCTGGGCCGCATGGGCTACACCGGTGACGTGAACGGTAAGTTCAAGGCACAGGGTATCCAGCTGGCTGCCAAACTGAGCTACCCGCTGATGGATAACCTGGACGTCTACACCCGTCTGGGCGGCATGGTATGGCGCGCCGATGCTCACGCATCTGACGCTACCGACTATGTATCTGGTCATGACACTGGCGTTTCTCCGCTGGCCGCGATCGGCGTTGAGTACGCACTGAACAAAGACTGGGCAACCCGTCTGGATTATCAGTATGTCAACAAGATCGGCACCAGCAGCCAGACCGGCGCACGTCCGGACAACACCCTGCTGAGCCTGGGCGTTGTCTACCGTTTCGGTCAGGATGATGTCGTTGCTCCGGCTCCGATCCCGGCTCCGGCTCCGGCTCCGATCGTTGAAACCAAGCGTTTCACCCTGAAGTCTGACGTCCTGTTCAACTTCAACAAATACACCCTGAAGGCCGAAGGCCGTCAGGCGCTGGATCAGCTGTACACTCAGCTGAGCAGCATGGATCCGAAAGACGGCTCTGTCGTCGTTCTGGGTTACACCGACCGCATCGGTTCCGACCAGTACAACCTGAAACTGTCTAAGCAGCGTGCTCAGACCGTGGTTGATTACCTGGTTTCTAAAGGCATCCCGGCTGACAAGATCACCGCCCGTGGTATGGGTAAAGCGGATCCGGTTACCGGTGCTACCTGTGACAACGTGAAGCCGCGCGCTGCCCTGATCAACTGCTTGGCCCCGGATCGTCGTGTTGTTATCGAAGTGAAAGGCATCAAAGACGAAGTGACTCAGCCGCAGGCTTAA
- a CDS encoding ABC transporter ATP-binding protein, whose protein sequence is MSLISLSGAWLSFSDAPLLDNAELHIEPNERVCLVGRNGAGKSTLLKILGRELALDDGRVVYAQDLVVSRLQQDPPRDVAGSVFDFVADGVAEQAQQLRDYHELLRKVERDPSEQHLRQLADLQERLEHQGIWRMDTRIRDVLTKLGLEADAALSSLSGGWLRKAALARALVCEPDVLLLDEPTNHLDIDTITWLEGFLKEFSGSIIFISHDRAFIRAMATRIVDLDRGKLVSWPGDYDAYLVGKEEALRVEELQNAEFDRRLAQEEAWIRQGIKARRTRNEGRVRALKSMRQEHAQRRAQQGNARMQAEEALRSGKIVFELEDVSYRCGERTLVRDFSAQVQRGDKIALVGANGCGKTTLLKLMLGQLAPDSGRVRCGTKLEIAYFDQHRAELGPDKTVMDNLAEGKQEVMVNGRSRHVLGYLQDFLFHPKRAMTPVRALSGGERNRLLLARLFLKPSNLLVLDEPTNDLDIETLELLEELVANYPGTVLLVSHDRQFVDNCVTDCWIFEGDGVIGHYAGGYADAHQQQSASQALRQPVAVVSAPPVKEEAKVERRRSNTKLSYNQLRELEQLPQRIETLEEQVSELQQRVADPAFFTLPHGETQPVLQALADSEQALEEAYARWESLETQKNAS, encoded by the coding sequence ATGTCTTTGATCAGTCTTTCTGGCGCCTGGCTCTCCTTTAGCGATGCGCCGCTGCTGGATAATGCCGAGTTGCATATCGAGCCGAATGAACGCGTCTGCTTGGTCGGGCGTAACGGGGCGGGGAAGTCGACCCTGCTGAAGATCCTCGGGCGTGAACTGGCGCTGGATGATGGGCGGGTGGTGTATGCCCAGGATCTGGTGGTTTCCCGCCTGCAACAGGACCCGCCGCGCGATGTCGCCGGTTCGGTCTTCGACTTCGTCGCGGACGGGGTAGCCGAACAGGCTCAGCAGCTACGCGATTACCACGAATTGCTGCGTAAGGTCGAGCGTGATCCTAGCGAACAACACCTGCGTCAACTGGCCGACTTGCAGGAGCGCCTGGAGCACCAGGGGATCTGGCGCATGGATACCCGTATCCGGGATGTATTGACCAAGTTGGGGTTAGAGGCCGACGCCGCGCTGTCGTCGCTCTCCGGTGGGTGGCTGCGTAAGGCGGCGTTGGCGCGTGCCCTGGTGTGCGAGCCGGATGTATTGTTGCTGGATGAGCCGACGAACCATCTGGATATCGATACCATCACCTGGCTGGAGGGGTTCCTCAAGGAGTTCAGCGGCAGCATTATCTTTATCTCCCATGACCGTGCCTTTATCCGCGCCATGGCGACGCGTATTGTCGATCTCGACCGGGGTAAATTGGTCTCCTGGCCGGGAGACTACGATGCCTACCTGGTCGGTAAGGAGGAGGCGCTACGGGTCGAGGAGTTACAGAATGCCGAGTTCGATCGGCGTTTGGCGCAGGAAGAGGCGTGGATCCGTCAAGGGATCAAGGCGCGCCGTACTCGTAACGAGGGGCGTGTTCGCGCCCTGAAATCGATGCGTCAGGAGCATGCCCAACGCCGTGCGCAGCAGGGGAACGCCCGGATGCAGGCCGAAGAGGCGCTGCGCTCCGGTAAGATCGTCTTTGAACTGGAAGATGTCAGCTACCGGTGCGGCGAGCGGACCCTGGTGCGAGACTTCTCGGCTCAGGTGCAGCGCGGCGACAAGATCGCGCTGGTGGGGGCCAACGGCTGCGGTAAGACCACGTTGCTGAAGCTGATGCTCGGCCAACTGGCACCCGATAGCGGCCGGGTACGCTGCGGTACCAAGTTGGAGATCGCCTATTTCGACCAGCATCGCGCCGAACTGGGCCCCGACAAGACGGTGATGGATAACTTGGCGGAAGGGAAACAGGAGGTGATGGTCAATGGGCGCTCTCGTCACGTGCTCGGTTATCTGCAAGACTTCCTCTTCCATCCCAAGCGGGCGATGACGCCGGTACGGGCGCTGTCCGGCGGCGAGCGTAACCGCCTATTGTTGGCGAGATTGTTCCTAAAACCGAGTAATTTGCTGGTGCTCGATGAACCGACCAACGATTTGGACATCGAAACCCTAGAACTGCTGGAGGAGTTGGTCGCCAATTATCCGGGAACGGTGCTACTGGTCAGCCATGATCGTCAGTTTGTCGATAACTGCGTGACCGACTGCTGGATCTTCGAGGGCGATGGGGTCATCGGCCATTACGCCGGTGGTTATGCCGATGCACATCAACAGCAGTCCGCCTCGCAGGCGTTGCGTCAGCCGGTCGCCGTGGTCAGCGCGCCGCCGGTGAAGGAAGAGGCGAAGGTGGAGCGCCGACGCAGCAACACCAAGCTGAGCTACAATCAGTTGAGGGAGCTGGAGCAGCTGCCGCAACGTATTGAGACGCTGGAGGAGCAGGTGAGCGAGCTGCAGCAGCGTGTTGCCGATCCGGCCTTCTTTACCTTGCCGCACGGCGAGACTCAACCGGTCTTGCAGGCGTTAGCCGATAGCGAGCAAGCGTTAGAAGAGGCCTATGCGCGCTGGGAATCCCTTGAAACGCAAAAAAACGCTAGCTGA
- the pqiA gene encoding membrane integrity-associated transporter subunit PqiA has translation MCNTQDPADAHMLCPQCDMLVTLPRLAWGMKSVCPRCGTTLAMRWRHPHLQPTLYACSALFLLLVANLFSFVTMSVAGLSNAITLIQIPSMLMAENYISIATLFMIFVQLIPAFCMVVIILLSLRVPLPHPLRVGLARILLQCRTWCMVEIFLAGVLVSFVKLMAYGDVGVGSSFWAYCLFCLLQVRAFQMVDRRLLWDDIAPQPPCAVPYHSGESGLRQGVRSCACCTAILPMTQRQCPRCLTTGYARRRNSLQWTLALLVTALMLYIPANLLPIMVTQALGSKLTSTIMAGVILLWGEGSYPVAMVIFIASIMVPSLKILAIAWLCWSTRHGVRRDSERMHTIYEIVEFVGRWSMIDVFVIAVLSSLVSMGRLMSIYPDVGAILFAAVVIITMISAMVFDPRLLWDREGKLTTGEQE, from the coding sequence ATGTGCAATACACAGGATCCAGCCGACGCTCACATGCTCTGCCCACAGTGTGACATGTTGGTCACGCTGCCACGTCTGGCATGGGGAATGAAGAGCGTCTGTCCACGCTGTGGAACCACGTTGGCGATGCGCTGGCGCCACCCGCATCTTCAGCCGACGCTGTATGCATGCAGCGCTTTGTTTCTGCTGCTGGTGGCGAATCTGTTTTCGTTCGTCACCATGTCGGTGGCTGGGCTGAGCAACGCCATCACGCTGATCCAGATCCCGAGTATGCTGATGGCGGAGAACTATATCAGCATCGCGACGCTGTTTATGATTTTCGTACAGCTGATCCCCGCCTTCTGCATGGTGGTGATCATCCTGCTCTCTCTACGGGTACCGTTGCCTCACCCCCTACGGGTGGGGTTAGCGCGTATTCTGCTACAGTGCCGCACTTGGTGTATGGTCGAGATCTTTCTCGCCGGGGTATTGGTCAGTTTTGTTAAGTTGATGGCCTATGGTGACGTGGGGGTCGGTAGCAGTTTTTGGGCTTACTGCCTCTTTTGCCTGTTACAGGTACGCGCCTTTCAGATGGTCGATCGTCGTCTGCTCTGGGATGATATTGCGCCACAACCCCCCTGTGCCGTGCCCTACCATAGCGGAGAGAGCGGGCTACGCCAGGGAGTCCGTTCCTGCGCCTGCTGCACCGCCATTCTGCCGATGACGCAGCGCCAGTGTCCGCGATGCCTGACGACGGGTTATGCTCGGCGTCGCAACAGCCTGCAATGGACGTTAGCCCTGTTGGTGACGGCGTTGATGCTGTATATCCCCGCCAACTTATTGCCCATTATGGTGACTCAAGCGTTAGGCAGTAAGCTGACATCAACCATCATGGCCGGGGTGATCCTGTTATGGGGCGAGGGATCTTACCCGGTGGCGATGGTGATCTTCATCGCCAGTATCATGGTGCCATCGTTGAAGATCTTGGCGATCGCCTGGCTGTGTTGGTCGACCCGCCATGGCGTACGTCGCGACAGTGAGCGTATGCATACTATCTATGAGATTGTCGAGTTCGTCGGTCGCTGGTCGATGATCGACGTGTTTGTCATCGCCGTGCTCTCCTCATTGGTGAGTATGGGGCGTCTGATGAGTATTTACCCCGATGTCGGGGCGATTTTGTTTGCTGCCGTGGTCATCATCACGATGATCTCGGCGATGGTGTTTGATCCCCGCTTGCTTTGGGATCGAGAGGGCAAATTGACTACTGGGGAGCAGGAATAA
- the pqiB gene encoding intermembrane transport protein PqiB produces the protein MVDKHATAQIERIKRWSPVWIIPILTALIGAWIIFYHFSHQGPEVTLITQNAEGIVAGKTAIKSRSVDVGTVESVTLSDNLDQVMVKARLQSGMEKLLRKDSTFWVVKPQIGREGISGLGTLLSGAYIELQPGSSDSEQREFKLLDQPPLAPPDAKGIRIMLASDKAGQLNPGDPVLFRGLRVGSVETSGFDTKARKITYQLFIAAPYDTLVTENVRFWVDSGISFDVSAQGMRVQMGSLATLLSGGVSFDVPQGLTPGKEVANMSDYVLYDNQSSIQDSLYTEHFDMLMFFADSIRGLQVGAPVEFRGIRLGTVAQVPFFVKGLNQRLDADYRIPVLVHIEPERIDTNMGPDFDLRKHLLAIRHGGLRAALKSSNLLTGALYIDLDFYPNTKPWKGPDVIDGIPLMPTVSGGLAQLQQKVTAVLDKFNALPLEPMVKSATATLKTSQDTMRKTQETLDALNGILSSKAMQSLPADLRQSLIELNRTIKGIQPGSPAYNQMVGDLQHLDQVLRELQPVLRTLNEKSNALVFEAPAGKDPHPKGAK, from the coding sequence ATGGTAGATAAACACGCAACGGCGCAAATCGAGCGTATTAAACGCTGGTCGCCGGTTTGGATCATCCCAATACTGACGGCACTGATCGGTGCCTGGATCATTTTTTACCATTTTAGTCACCAGGGGCCCGAGGTAACGCTGATCACGCAAAACGCCGAAGGGATCGTCGCGGGGAAGACGGCGATCAAGAGCCGTAGCGTGGATGTCGGTACGGTGGAGAGCGTCACCCTCAGCGATAACCTGGATCAGGTGATGGTGAAGGCGCGACTACAGAGTGGCATGGAAAAACTGCTGCGTAAGGACAGTACATTCTGGGTGGTGAAGCCGCAGATTGGCCGCGAGGGGATCTCGGGGCTGGGGACTTTGCTGTCCGGAGCCTACATCGAACTGCAGCCGGGATCGTCGGATAGCGAGCAGCGCGAGTTCAAGCTACTCGATCAGCCCCCGCTGGCGCCGCCGGATGCCAAAGGTATTCGCATCATGCTGGCCAGTGACAAGGCCGGGCAACTGAATCCGGGCGATCCGGTGCTATTCCGTGGTTTGCGTGTCGGTTCGGTAGAGACCAGCGGCTTCGATACCAAGGCGCGTAAGATCACCTATCAGCTGTTTATCGCCGCCCCTTATGACACCCTGGTGACCGAAAATGTGCGTTTCTGGGTGGACAGCGGCATCTCCTTCGACGTGTCGGCGCAGGGGATGCGCGTTCAGATGGGATCCTTGGCGACGCTGCTGAGCGGCGGCGTGAGCTTCGATGTGCCGCAAGGACTGACGCCGGGGAAAGAGGTGGCGAACATGAGCGACTACGTGTTGTATGACAACCAGAGTAGCATTCAGGATTCGCTCTATACCGAACACTTCGATATGTTGATGTTCTTCGCCGATTCGATCCGTGGCCTGCAGGTTGGGGCGCCGGTCGAGTTTCGTGGTATCCGCTTGGGAACCGTCGCCCAGGTGCCCTTCTTCGTCAAGGGGCTCAATCAGCGCCTCGATGCCGATTATCGTATACCGGTGTTGGTGCATATTGAGCCGGAGCGTATCGATACCAATATGGGACCGGATTTCGATCTGCGTAAGCATCTGCTCGCGATCCGCCATGGCGGTCTGCGGGCGGCGTTGAAGTCGAGCAACCTGCTGACGGGGGCGCTCTATATCGATCTGGATTTCTATCCTAATACCAAGCCGTGGAAGGGGCCGGATGTGATCGATGGTATTCCGCTGATGCCAACCGTCAGTGGTGGGCTGGCACAGCTGCAGCAGAAGGTGACGGCGGTGTTGGATAAGTTCAACGCCTTGCCGCTGGAGCCGATGGTCAAGTCGGCAACCGCAACGCTGAAGACCAGCCAGGATACCATGCGTAAGACGCAGGAAACTCTGGATGCATTGAACGGGATCCTGTCCAGCAAGGCGATGCAGTCGTTGCCGGCAGATCTGCGGCAGTCGCTGATTGAGCTCAATCGTACCATCAAGGGGATTCAACCCGGTTCGCCGGCGTATAACCAGATGGTGGGTGATCTCCAACACTTAGATCAGGTGTTGCGCGAACTGCAACCCGTGCTGCGCACCCTGAATGAGAAGAGCAACGCGCTGGTGTTTGAGGCACCGGCGGGGAAAGATCCACATCCCAAGGGAGCGAAATGA